The Candidatus Nanosynbacter lyticus genome window below encodes:
- a CDS encoding CDP-alcohol phosphatidyltransferase family protein, with protein MKKGRKLVRSNEAVSDSSIATFTRDVLTIPNAMSLTGGKLTWDGAENLEEVSGLVRVIIGRSIDVADGAVARATGQTSNVGAAVDAITDKVVTLKLLYEMLKKGAAPKSVIGTIALLNTINATATGIANYRSKHKGETRPTKSGKLAMAGETLALFAYASAYTAEHNDKSELAETLRTVGRTAFVASLPLAAHASWTYIKRAIFGSDGDE; from the coding sequence ATGAAAAAGGGCCGGAAACTGGTACGTAGTAACGAGGCGGTTAGTGACAGTAGTATCGCTACCTTTACTAGGGATGTCTTGACCATCCCTAATGCGATGAGCCTAACAGGCGGCAAGTTGACATGGGACGGTGCGGAAAACCTTGAGGAGGTTTCTGGCTTGGTACGGGTAATTATCGGACGATCAATTGATGTGGCTGACGGGGCGGTCGCCCGCGCAACAGGACAGACAAGTAATGTCGGTGCAGCCGTTGACGCAATCACCGATAAAGTGGTCACGCTCAAACTACTCTATGAAATGCTAAAAAAGGGTGCAGCACCAAAATCAGTTATCGGCACCATCGCCCTATTGAACACGATAAACGCCACCGCAACGGGCATCGCCAATTATCGTAGTAAACACAAGGGTGAAACGCGCCCAACAAAATCCGGCAAACTAGCCATGGCCGGCGAGACGCTGGCGTTATTTGCCTATGCCAGTGCCTACACCGCCGAACATAACGATAAATCAGAGCTGGCCGAAACCCTCCGCACGGTCGGCCGCACCGCATTTGTCGCCTCGTTACCACTTGCTGCTCATGCCTCATGGACCTATATCAAACGAGCTATTTTTGGTAGTGATGGCGATGAATGA
- the dprA gene encoding DNA-processing protein DprA, with the protein MEINRIRPDEHNFTQRLASIANPPKSLCFMGTLPTASAPVVAIVGSRKPSAYGREVTEQLAGDLATAGCIIVSGLALGIDGIAQKAALEAGGTVIGVIPNELPDISPQTNYKLAMNIIENGGAILSEWKKGDGKIVNRWSFLERNRLVSGLADAVIITEAAERSGTLNTAAHALSQGRDVFAVPGNITSPLSAGCNALLKQGALVATTATDILDVIAPSTTQSATDQAIIPLGETPAENTIIDLLRTGLRDGDQLQQQSGLTPADFATALTMLEINGVIKPLGANNWTLR; encoded by the coding sequence ATGGAAATCAATAGAATCCGTCCAGATGAGCATAACTTTACCCAGAGGTTGGCAAGTATTGCTAATCCGCCGAAAAGCTTGTGTTTCATGGGAACATTGCCAACTGCTAGTGCGCCAGTCGTGGCCATCGTTGGCTCGCGCAAACCCTCGGCGTACGGCCGGGAAGTGACCGAGCAGCTGGCAGGCGACCTAGCAACAGCCGGCTGCATCATCGTTAGCGGCTTGGCGCTCGGCATCGACGGCATCGCCCAGAAAGCCGCCCTCGAGGCTGGCGGCACAGTCATCGGCGTTATCCCCAATGAACTACCTGACATCTCGCCGCAAACCAATTACAAACTAGCGATGAACATCATCGAAAATGGCGGCGCTATTCTGTCTGAATGGAAAAAGGGCGATGGTAAAATCGTCAATCGCTGGAGCTTTTTAGAGCGCAACCGCTTGGTTTCTGGCCTGGCTGACGCCGTCATTATCACCGAAGCCGCCGAGCGTAGCGGTACGCTGAATACCGCTGCCCACGCCTTATCCCAAGGCCGCGACGTCTTTGCTGTACCGGGCAACATCACCAGCCCGCTATCTGCCGGCTGCAACGCGCTGCTCAAACAAGGCGCCCTCGTCGCCACCACTGCCACAGACATCCTCGATGTCATCGCCCCGTCAACCACTCAATCTGCCACCGACCAAGCCATCATCCCCCTCGGTGAAACCCCGGCCGAAAACACTATCATCGACTTACTCCGAACCGGCCTCAGAGATGGCGACCAACTGCAGCAACAATCCGGCCTCACCCCGGCCGACTTCGCCACGGCGCTAACCATGCTAGAGATCAACGGCGTGATCAAACCGCTCGGGGCGAATAATTGGACACTGCGATAA
- a CDS encoding Fur family transcriptional regulator — protein MDTLHDIFRRADLRLTKSRCEVFTALESIDVPLTIAEIAKRCPNTNRTSIYRILETFHELHVINTIHIGWKVRYELAEPFITHHHHLYCTRCHNAEPLETPELERLIALIGQRHHFRVERHHFELEGVCQTCMAAGDTQPGSTETTSQA, from the coding sequence ATGGATACCTTACACGACATCTTTCGCCGGGCCGACCTTCGTCTGACCAAATCACGCTGCGAAGTCTTTACGGCACTCGAATCCATCGACGTGCCACTGACCATCGCCGAAATCGCCAAGCGCTGCCCGAACACTAACCGCACCAGCATCTATCGCATTCTCGAAACCTTTCACGAGCTCCACGTCATTAACACCATCCACATCGGTTGGAAAGTCCGTTATGAGCTCGCCGAGCCATTCATCACACATCACCACCACCTCTACTGCACCCGCTGTCATAATGCCGAACCGCTGGAGACACCAGAGCTAGAGCGACTCATTGCCTTGATCGGCCAGCGCCATCACTTCCGTGTCGAGCGCCACCACTTTGAACTTGAAGGAGTGTGCCAGACCTGCATGGCAGCTGGCGATACGCAGCCTGGCTCAACCGAAACGACGAGCCAAGCCTAA
- a CDS encoding nicotianamine synthase family protein has protein sequence MNECIERVLSLPQLTPSEEVNAAFTELVEKVVAHGKEPLLCDEDIRRQVQRRCAVAEGELEQYWSRRITGADNPWAELGAFPYHENYEELTRREIGLLGRTGLQLCSSSEVAMIGSGPLPLTGWWLHQSTGARITHVDASDKAIELSRGLAAALDWPGEFVTGLGQSVVLDEGWYDAIYVAGLAGETLAEKQAIVDHVRPALKPDGRLLARGAYGARTLLYPGFDAHALEGVRLMEEYHPTDNIINSVFVYEAAQ, from the coding sequence ATGAATGAATGTATTGAACGAGTGCTGAGCTTGCCGCAGCTCACACCTTCTGAGGAAGTTAATGCGGCATTTACCGAATTAGTTGAGAAAGTGGTGGCGCATGGTAAAGAGCCGCTACTATGCGACGAGGATATTCGCCGTCAGGTGCAGCGGCGCTGCGCGGTAGCCGAGGGAGAGCTGGAACAGTACTGGTCAAGGCGTATCACAGGGGCGGATAACCCGTGGGCGGAGTTAGGAGCGTTTCCGTATCATGAAAATTATGAGGAGTTGACGCGGCGTGAGATTGGGCTACTGGGACGGACTGGGCTCCAGTTATGTAGCTCCTCGGAGGTAGCGATGATCGGTAGCGGGCCGTTGCCACTAACGGGCTGGTGGCTGCATCAATCAACGGGAGCGCGGATTACGCATGTTGATGCGTCGGACAAGGCGATTGAGTTATCACGCGGCCTTGCGGCGGCGCTTGATTGGCCGGGTGAATTTGTGACCGGTCTGGGTCAGTCGGTGGTGTTGGATGAGGGGTGGTACGATGCGATATATGTAGCGGGGCTGGCTGGCGAAACGCTGGCGGAAAAGCAAGCAATTGTTGATCATGTACGACCAGCGCTTAAACCAGATGGGCGACTGCTCGCGCGCGGGGCGTATGGGGCACGTACCCTGCTCTATCCAGGGTTTGATGCTCACGCTCTCGAGGGTGTGCGGCTGATGGAGGAATATCATCCGACAGATAACATCATTAATTCAGTCTTTGTGTATGAAGCTGCACAGTAA
- a CDS encoding TIGR03943 family putative permease subunit, which yields MRAKLGPLLRAGGGLLACGYIILIAVRGQLGFYIHPRYHLLAVVATVAGGMLLLIDIVLQLRHNLAGKRRASAGAATMERPAKPRCKISLLSIITAGILTLAIVLPPRPLSSSSAANRATSGPTSTTGRCDKPEPLDGKPVSMNRWRSAFDDCPNDSFFDGVTIDVTGFVARDPGGFYDNRYFELSRFVISCCAVDSTPISILVKSPDAERYRDNQWLQVRGQIKRELSGGKAVYVLTNPTITPTTEPANPYEFLGV from the coding sequence ATGCGCGCTAAACTCGGCCCACTACTGCGCGCTGGCGGCGGGCTACTCGCCTGTGGCTACATCATCCTCATCGCCGTCCGCGGCCAGCTCGGCTTTTACATTCATCCGCGCTACCATTTGCTCGCCGTCGTGGCGACCGTGGCTGGTGGCATGTTACTCCTTATCGATATTGTTCTACAGCTGCGCCATAACCTAGCAGGGAAGCGACGCGCCTCCGCTGGCGCGGCAACCATGGAGCGTCCAGCAAAGCCACGGTGTAAAATCTCTCTACTTTCAATCATCACCGCCGGCATCCTCACCTTGGCCATCGTCCTGCCGCCGCGCCCACTGTCCTCGTCCAGTGCCGCCAATCGTGCCACGTCTGGGCCGACCAGCACCACCGGCCGCTGTGATAAGCCAGAGCCACTTGACGGCAAGCCCGTTTCCATGAACCGCTGGCGCAGCGCGTTTGACGACTGTCCAAACGATAGCTTTTTTGACGGTGTAACCATTGACGTCACCGGCTTTGTGGCGCGCGACCCAGGCGGCTTTTACGACAACCGCTACTTCGAGCTCTCGCGCTTCGTCATTAGCTGCTGCGCCGTCGACAGTACCCCGATCAGCATTCTCGTTAAATCCCCAGACGCCGAGCGCTACCGCGACAACCAATGGCTACAGGTGCGCGGCCAGATCAAGCGTGAACTATCCGGCGGCAAAGCCGTCTACGTCCTCACCAATCCCACCATCACCCCAACCACCGAACCAGCCAACCCATATGAATTCCTCGGTGTGTAG